One Helicoverpa armigera isolate CAAS_96S chromosome 1, ASM3070526v1, whole genome shotgun sequence genomic window carries:
- the LOC110375773 gene encoding epidermal growth factor receptor isoform X1 produces the protein MVAARALLWCLWLVAVGSPVASRGHRGHGDRHVPARHKHSEFVKGKICIGTNGRMSVPSNRDTHYRNLRDRFTNCTYVDGNLELTWLQNETMDLSFLKYIREVTGYVLISHVNVRHIVLPQLQIIRGRTLFKLNVREEEFALMVTMSSAFTLELPALRDVLRGSVGIYNNYNLCHVKTINWDEIITGVNATYVYVYDFAAAERDCPRCDSSCEAGCWGEGPENCQKFSKTICSPQCAQGRCFGRNPRDCCNAFCAGGCTGPLPSQCLACRNFYDEGTCSQECPPMQIYNPTTYSWEPNPNGKYAYGATCVRNCPEHLLKDNGACVRSCPPNKTAVNGECIPCNVTCPKTCHAEKPIHSGNIDSFKDCTIIDGSIEILEMTFTGFQHVNPDYSFGERYAKMEPHKLEVFSTVREVTGYLNVQAHHPNFTSLSYFRNLEVIGGRQVVENLFASLYIVKTSLKSLGLKSLKRVNSGAIAIMENKYLCFAEKIAWTKLVKSKDHKQIIQNNGDLRTCEKADLVCDPQCSADGCWGPGPDQCLSCKNFKFGETCLQNCSVLPGLYKDGPKSCKECHPECKDGCTGPTGANCTSCRHVRDGPYCVNKCPDSRYQSDNATCLPCHKNCFPNGCTGPNNTVGEGACNFCKKAIISVEATVESCLNEYEPCPDGYYNEWVGNVKPLEGKVKVVCRKCHPRCKKCVGFGIHTQVCLQCNGYKRGDQCEDECPADDFTDEVRMTCTPCHPECKGCMGSSSTDCVKCKNLKIFLTTDETQNQSLFNCTDTCPSHMPHKIYFDEQLLNRIDEPYCSTHANGNPNMVTAKIPTVLIIILVLAFLLLVILGIIGYTCRQKAKANKEAVKMTMVLTGCEDNEPLRPTNVKPNLAKLRIVKEVELRRGGMLGYGAFGKVYKGVWVPEGENVKIPVAIKVLKDGTGANTSKEFLEEAYIMASVEHPNLLQLLAVCMTNQMMLITQLMPLGCLLDYVRTHKEKIGSKAFLNWCTQIARGMAYLEEKRLVHRDLAARNVLVQTPNCVKITDFGLAKLLEVNTDEYKAAGGKMPIKWLALECIQHRIFTHKSDVWAFGVTIWELLSYGARPYETISARTVPELIENGLKLPQPSICTLDIYCIMVSCWMLDADSRPTFKQLADTFAEMARDPGRYLVIPGDKFMRLPSYSTQDEKEMIRNLSSAMEGPESLVEADEYLQPKFKSGPSTNTTISVIEVHQNSMKPSATWPTGGPANECGTPDGASKSETWDHELLRYNQANPCGDGTELRHYYNNGVCASDSSSSRYCSDPMKGRPEGCENNFESKTKDAQVGNLKLNLPLDEDDYLMPSPQHTQNASTYMDLIGEGGENQEGIKDLRFSSFVGKRCVDNPEYLMSEENVLPQTLGIPTEPVPMESLCMSESSFSESTPRPSTSKYLPQRSVEEESMSDHEYYNDLQRELQPLRRNETTV, from the exons ATGGTCGCTGCGCGTGCCTTGTTGTGGTGCCTTTGGCTGGTCGCAGTCGGGAGCCCGGTCGCCTCCCGCGGACACCGCGGCCACGGGGACCGACACGTCCCCGCACGACACAAACATTCGGAATTCGTTAAAGGAAAGA tATGCATCGGAACAAATGGAAGAATGTCGGTGCCGTCAAACCGCGACACCCACTATCGGAATCTTCGAGACCGATTCACAAATTGCACGTACGTCGATGGTAACCTGGAACTTACCTGGCTTCAGAACGAGACCATGGACTTATCTTTTCTTAAATACATAAGAGAGGTTACCGGTTACGTGCTCATTTCACACGTCAATGTTCGACACATTGTGCTGCCCCAGCTGCAAATTATTCGTGGACGGACACTGTTCAAGCTGAACGTAAGAGAGGAAGAGTTCGCCCTGATGGTCACCATGTCCTCAGCATTTACATTGGAGCTGCCAGCTTTGCGTGACGTGCTACGTGGCAGCGTTGGCATTTATAATAACTACAACCTATGCCACGTAAAGACTATTAATTGGGACGAGATAATCACTGGAGTCAACGCTACCTATGTTTATGTGTACGACTTTGCTGCTGCCGAGCGAGACTGTCCGAGATGTGACAGCAGCTGTGAAGCCGGTTGTTGGGGCGAAGGACCTGAGAACTGCCAAAAATTCTCTAAGACAATATGCAGCCCACAGTGTGCGCAAGGACGATGTTTTGGTCGGAACCCCAGAGATTGCTGCAACGCGTTCTGCGCTGGTGGCTGCACCGGTCCCCTCCCAAGTCAATGCCTCGCGTGTAGAAACTTCTATGATGAAGGAACGTGCTCTCAAGAATGTCCTCCAATGCAGATTTATAATCCAACTACCTATTCTTGGGAGCCTAATCCAAATGGAAAATATGCTTATGGTGCAACATGTGTACGGAACTGCCCTGAACATCTGTTAAAAGATAATGGAGCATGTGTGAGAAGCTGCCCTCCTAACAAGACAGCCGTCAACGGAGAATGTATTCCGTGCAATGTAACCTGTCCGAAGACTTGCCACGCGGAAAAACCAATTCATTCTGGAAACATCGACAGTTTCAAAGACTGCACCATCATTGATGGTTCGATTGAGATTTTGGAAATGACCTTCACGGGATTTCAGCATGTCAATCCAGATTACTCTTTTGGTGAGCGCTATGCTAAGATGGAGCCTCACAAGCTTGAAGTATTCAGCACAGTCCGCGAGGTGACCGGCTACCTGAACGTGCAGGCGCACCATCCGAACTTCACCAGCCTCTCTTACTTCCGCAACTTGGAAGTGATTGGAGGACGTCAAGTCGTCGAGAATCTTTTCGCTTCACTCTACATCGTCAAAACATCACTCAAGTCTTTGGGATTAAAATCTTTGAAACGAGTCAACTCTGGCGCTATAGCAATAATGGAAAACAAGTATTTGTGCTTCGCTGAAAAGATTGCATGGACCAAACTTGTAAAGTCGAAAgatcacaaacaaataatacaaaacaatggCGATCTGCGTACTTGTG AAAAAGCAGATTTGGTCTGCGATCCTCAATGCTCTGCGGATGGTTGCTGGGGCCCAGGACCGGATCAGTGCCTCTCCTGCAAAAATTTCAAATTCGGGGAGACATGCCTACAGAACTGCAGCGTCCTCCCAGG ATTATACAAAGATGGTCCTAAGAGCTGCAAGGAATGCCACCCGGAATGTAAGGATGGATGCACCGGCCCCACCGGCGCCAACTGCACCAGTTGCAGGCACGTGCGAGATGGCCCATACTGCGTCAATAAATGCCCAGACTCTCGCTACCAATCTGACAATGCGACCTGTTTACCCTGCCATAAGAACTGCTTCCCGAACGGCTGTACAGGTCCGAATAATACAGTTGGCGAAGGTGCCTGTAATTTCTGCAAAAAAGCTATCATCAGCGTTGAAGCCACGGTGGAAAGTTGCTTGAATGAATACGAGCCTTGCCCTGATGGATACTATAATGAATGGGTGGGTAATGTGAAGCCACTGGAAGGAAAAGTTAAAGTGGTTTGCCGAAAATGCCATCCAAGATGCAAAAAATGTGTCGGATTTGGTATACACACTCAAGTCTGCCTTCAGTGTAACGGCTATAAAAGAGGAGACCAATGTGAAGACGAATGTCCAGCAGATGACTTCACTGATGAGGTTAGAATGACTTGCACACCTTGCCACCCCGAATGCAAAGGCTGCATGGGATCATCTTCAACGGACTGCGTAAAAtgcaaaaatttgaaaatatttttgaccaCGGACGAAACCCAGAATCAATCGCTCTTTAACTGTACCGATACTTGTCCGTCGCACATGCCTCACAAGATATATTTTGATGAACAACTGCTAAACCGCATTGACGAACCCTACTGCTCTACACACGCAAACGGTAACCCTAACATGGTTACGGCCAAAATACCAACTGTACTAATCATTATACTCGTCcttgcatttttattattagtgatACTTGGAATAATTGGCTATACTTGTAGACAAAAAGCAAAAGCGAACAAGGAGGCCGTTAAAATGACAATGGTTCTGACCGGCTGTGAAGATAATGAACCTCTTCGTCCTACCAACGTTAAACCAAACTTAGCCAAATTAAGAATTGTAAAAGAGGTAGAGTTACGAAGAGGAGGGATGCTCGGTTACGGAGCATTTGGCAAAGTATACAAAGGTGTGTGGGTACCAGAAGGTGAAAATGTGAAGATCCCCGTGGCTATTAAAGTACTAAAGGATGGAACTGGTGCTAACACTAGCAAGGAATTCTTGGAAGAAGCCTATATCATGGCCAGTGTTGAACACCCCAACTTGCTTCAATTACTCGCCGTTTGCATGACTAACCAAATGATGCTTATAACGCAACTGATGCCTCTGGGATGTCTGCTTGATTACGTCAGAACACACAAGGAGAAAATTGGATCGAAAGCCTTTTTGAATTGGTGTACGCAGATTGCCCGTGGTATGGCGTACTTGGAAGAGAAGCGATTGGTGCATAGAGACTTGGCTGCCCGCAACGTGCTAGTACAAACACCAAACTGTGTAAAGATAACTGACTTTGGATTAGCCAAATTATTAGAAGTTAATACCGATGAATACAAAGCAGCTGGCGGTAAGATGCCCATCAAATGGTTGGCTTTGGAATGCATCCAGCACAGGATTTTTACTCACAAGAGTGATGTGTGGGCTTTTGGAGTAACGATCTGGGAACTGTTGAGCTATGGTGCACGACCTTATGAGACAATATCTGCCCGAACTGTCCCGGAGCTAATCGAAAATGGTCTCAAGCTACCGCAGCCCAGTATTTGCACATTGGATATTTATTGCATTATGGTGTCATGCTGGATGTTGGACGCTGACAGCCGGCCTACATTCAAACAGCTCGCAGATACGTTTGCTGAAATGGCCAGAGACCCAGGCCGATACTTGGTGATACCAGGTGACAAGTTCATGCGGCTGCCGTCCTACTCCACGCAG GATGAGAAAGAAATGATTCGAAACCTGTCATCTGCGATGGAAGGTCCGGAGTCCCTGGTGGAAGCGGATGAATACTTACAGCCTAAGTTCAAATCTGGGCCAAGCACTAACACGACGATATCCGTCATTGAGGTTCACCAGAACTCAATGAAACCGTCTGCTACGTGGCCCACCGGAGGCCCCGCCAACGAGTGTGGCACTCCTGATGGTGCCAGTAAATCGGAGACTTGGGACCATGAGCTCCTGAGGTACAATCAAGCCAACCCCTGCGGCGATGGCACCGAACTACGGCACTATTACAACAATGGCGTATGCGCCTCTGACAGCTCAAGTTCGAGATATTGCAGCGACCCCATGAAAGGACGCCCAGAAGGATGTGAAAATAATTTCGAAAGTAAAACGAAAGATGCTCAGGTCGGGAATCTGAAGTTGAATCTGCCGCTGGACGAGGACGATTATCTGATGCCCTCGCCGCAGCACACGCAAAACGCTTCAACCTACATGGATTTAATAGGAGAAGGTGGCGAGAATCAGGAGGGAATAAAGGATTtgcggttcagtagttttgttggCAAGCGATGTGTGGACAATCCGGAGTACTTGATGTCGGAGGAGAACGTGCTGCCACAGACGCTGGGCATCCCGACGGAGCCGGTGCCGATGGAGTCGCTGTGCATGAGCGAGAGCAGCTTCAGCGAGTCGACGCCGCGGCCCAGCACCAGCAAGTACCTGCCGCAGCGCTCGGTGGAGGAGGAGTCCATGTCGGACCACGAGTACTACAACGACCTGCAGCGCGAGCTGCAGCCGCTGCGCCGCAATGAGACCACGGTGTGA
- the LOC110375773 gene encoding epidermal growth factor receptor isoform X2, with the protein MWNLTFLTLIALLGCRAEFQERVCIGTNGRMSVPSNRDTHYRNLRDRFTNCTYVDGNLELTWLQNETMDLSFLKYIREVTGYVLISHVNVRHIVLPQLQIIRGRTLFKLNVREEEFALMVTMSSAFTLELPALRDVLRGSVGIYNNYNLCHVKTINWDEIITGVNATYVYVYDFAAAERDCPRCDSSCEAGCWGEGPENCQKFSKTICSPQCAQGRCFGRNPRDCCNAFCAGGCTGPLPSQCLACRNFYDEGTCSQECPPMQIYNPTTYSWEPNPNGKYAYGATCVRNCPEHLLKDNGACVRSCPPNKTAVNGECIPCNVTCPKTCHAEKPIHSGNIDSFKDCTIIDGSIEILEMTFTGFQHVNPDYSFGERYAKMEPHKLEVFSTVREVTGYLNVQAHHPNFTSLSYFRNLEVIGGRQVVENLFASLYIVKTSLKSLGLKSLKRVNSGAIAIMENKYLCFAEKIAWTKLVKSKDHKQIIQNNGDLRTCEKADLVCDPQCSADGCWGPGPDQCLSCKNFKFGETCLQNCSVLPGLYKDGPKSCKECHPECKDGCTGPTGANCTSCRHVRDGPYCVNKCPDSRYQSDNATCLPCHKNCFPNGCTGPNNTVGEGACNFCKKAIISVEATVESCLNEYEPCPDGYYNEWVGNVKPLEGKVKVVCRKCHPRCKKCVGFGIHTQVCLQCNGYKRGDQCEDECPADDFTDEVRMTCTPCHPECKGCMGSSSTDCVKCKNLKIFLTTDETQNQSLFNCTDTCPSHMPHKIYFDEQLLNRIDEPYCSTHANGNPNMVTAKIPTVLIIILVLAFLLLVILGIIGYTCRQKAKANKEAVKMTMVLTGCEDNEPLRPTNVKPNLAKLRIVKEVELRRGGMLGYGAFGKVYKGVWVPEGENVKIPVAIKVLKDGTGANTSKEFLEEAYIMASVEHPNLLQLLAVCMTNQMMLITQLMPLGCLLDYVRTHKEKIGSKAFLNWCTQIARGMAYLEEKRLVHRDLAARNVLVQTPNCVKITDFGLAKLLEVNTDEYKAAGGKMPIKWLALECIQHRIFTHKSDVWAFGVTIWELLSYGARPYETISARTVPELIENGLKLPQPSICTLDIYCIMVSCWMLDADSRPTFKQLADTFAEMARDPGRYLVIPGDKFMRLPSYSTQDEKEMIRNLSSAMEGPESLVEADEYLQPKFKSGPSTNTTISVIEVHQNSMKPSATWPTGGPANECGTPDGASKSETWDHELLRYNQANPCGDGTELRHYYNNGVCASDSSSSRYCSDPMKGRPEGCENNFESKTKDAQVGNLKLNLPLDEDDYLMPSPQHTQNASTYMDLIGEGGENQEGIKDLRFSSFVGKRCVDNPEYLMSEENVLPQTLGIPTEPVPMESLCMSESSFSESTPRPSTSKYLPQRSVEEESMSDHEYYNDLQRELQPLRRNETTV; encoded by the exons tATGCATCGGAACAAATGGAAGAATGTCGGTGCCGTCAAACCGCGACACCCACTATCGGAATCTTCGAGACCGATTCACAAATTGCACGTACGTCGATGGTAACCTGGAACTTACCTGGCTTCAGAACGAGACCATGGACTTATCTTTTCTTAAATACATAAGAGAGGTTACCGGTTACGTGCTCATTTCACACGTCAATGTTCGACACATTGTGCTGCCCCAGCTGCAAATTATTCGTGGACGGACACTGTTCAAGCTGAACGTAAGAGAGGAAGAGTTCGCCCTGATGGTCACCATGTCCTCAGCATTTACATTGGAGCTGCCAGCTTTGCGTGACGTGCTACGTGGCAGCGTTGGCATTTATAATAACTACAACCTATGCCACGTAAAGACTATTAATTGGGACGAGATAATCACTGGAGTCAACGCTACCTATGTTTATGTGTACGACTTTGCTGCTGCCGAGCGAGACTGTCCGAGATGTGACAGCAGCTGTGAAGCCGGTTGTTGGGGCGAAGGACCTGAGAACTGCCAAAAATTCTCTAAGACAATATGCAGCCCACAGTGTGCGCAAGGACGATGTTTTGGTCGGAACCCCAGAGATTGCTGCAACGCGTTCTGCGCTGGTGGCTGCACCGGTCCCCTCCCAAGTCAATGCCTCGCGTGTAGAAACTTCTATGATGAAGGAACGTGCTCTCAAGAATGTCCTCCAATGCAGATTTATAATCCAACTACCTATTCTTGGGAGCCTAATCCAAATGGAAAATATGCTTATGGTGCAACATGTGTACGGAACTGCCCTGAACATCTGTTAAAAGATAATGGAGCATGTGTGAGAAGCTGCCCTCCTAACAAGACAGCCGTCAACGGAGAATGTATTCCGTGCAATGTAACCTGTCCGAAGACTTGCCACGCGGAAAAACCAATTCATTCTGGAAACATCGACAGTTTCAAAGACTGCACCATCATTGATGGTTCGATTGAGATTTTGGAAATGACCTTCACGGGATTTCAGCATGTCAATCCAGATTACTCTTTTGGTGAGCGCTATGCTAAGATGGAGCCTCACAAGCTTGAAGTATTCAGCACAGTCCGCGAGGTGACCGGCTACCTGAACGTGCAGGCGCACCATCCGAACTTCACCAGCCTCTCTTACTTCCGCAACTTGGAAGTGATTGGAGGACGTCAAGTCGTCGAGAATCTTTTCGCTTCACTCTACATCGTCAAAACATCACTCAAGTCTTTGGGATTAAAATCTTTGAAACGAGTCAACTCTGGCGCTATAGCAATAATGGAAAACAAGTATTTGTGCTTCGCTGAAAAGATTGCATGGACCAAACTTGTAAAGTCGAAAgatcacaaacaaataatacaaaacaatggCGATCTGCGTACTTGTG AAAAAGCAGATTTGGTCTGCGATCCTCAATGCTCTGCGGATGGTTGCTGGGGCCCAGGACCGGATCAGTGCCTCTCCTGCAAAAATTTCAAATTCGGGGAGACATGCCTACAGAACTGCAGCGTCCTCCCAGG ATTATACAAAGATGGTCCTAAGAGCTGCAAGGAATGCCACCCGGAATGTAAGGATGGATGCACCGGCCCCACCGGCGCCAACTGCACCAGTTGCAGGCACGTGCGAGATGGCCCATACTGCGTCAATAAATGCCCAGACTCTCGCTACCAATCTGACAATGCGACCTGTTTACCCTGCCATAAGAACTGCTTCCCGAACGGCTGTACAGGTCCGAATAATACAGTTGGCGAAGGTGCCTGTAATTTCTGCAAAAAAGCTATCATCAGCGTTGAAGCCACGGTGGAAAGTTGCTTGAATGAATACGAGCCTTGCCCTGATGGATACTATAATGAATGGGTGGGTAATGTGAAGCCACTGGAAGGAAAAGTTAAAGTGGTTTGCCGAAAATGCCATCCAAGATGCAAAAAATGTGTCGGATTTGGTATACACACTCAAGTCTGCCTTCAGTGTAACGGCTATAAAAGAGGAGACCAATGTGAAGACGAATGTCCAGCAGATGACTTCACTGATGAGGTTAGAATGACTTGCACACCTTGCCACCCCGAATGCAAAGGCTGCATGGGATCATCTTCAACGGACTGCGTAAAAtgcaaaaatttgaaaatatttttgaccaCGGACGAAACCCAGAATCAATCGCTCTTTAACTGTACCGATACTTGTCCGTCGCACATGCCTCACAAGATATATTTTGATGAACAACTGCTAAACCGCATTGACGAACCCTACTGCTCTACACACGCAAACGGTAACCCTAACATGGTTACGGCCAAAATACCAACTGTACTAATCATTATACTCGTCcttgcatttttattattagtgatACTTGGAATAATTGGCTATACTTGTAGACAAAAAGCAAAAGCGAACAAGGAGGCCGTTAAAATGACAATGGTTCTGACCGGCTGTGAAGATAATGAACCTCTTCGTCCTACCAACGTTAAACCAAACTTAGCCAAATTAAGAATTGTAAAAGAGGTAGAGTTACGAAGAGGAGGGATGCTCGGTTACGGAGCATTTGGCAAAGTATACAAAGGTGTGTGGGTACCAGAAGGTGAAAATGTGAAGATCCCCGTGGCTATTAAAGTACTAAAGGATGGAACTGGTGCTAACACTAGCAAGGAATTCTTGGAAGAAGCCTATATCATGGCCAGTGTTGAACACCCCAACTTGCTTCAATTACTCGCCGTTTGCATGACTAACCAAATGATGCTTATAACGCAACTGATGCCTCTGGGATGTCTGCTTGATTACGTCAGAACACACAAGGAGAAAATTGGATCGAAAGCCTTTTTGAATTGGTGTACGCAGATTGCCCGTGGTATGGCGTACTTGGAAGAGAAGCGATTGGTGCATAGAGACTTGGCTGCCCGCAACGTGCTAGTACAAACACCAAACTGTGTAAAGATAACTGACTTTGGATTAGCCAAATTATTAGAAGTTAATACCGATGAATACAAAGCAGCTGGCGGTAAGATGCCCATCAAATGGTTGGCTTTGGAATGCATCCAGCACAGGATTTTTACTCACAAGAGTGATGTGTGGGCTTTTGGAGTAACGATCTGGGAACTGTTGAGCTATGGTGCACGACCTTATGAGACAATATCTGCCCGAACTGTCCCGGAGCTAATCGAAAATGGTCTCAAGCTACCGCAGCCCAGTATTTGCACATTGGATATTTATTGCATTATGGTGTCATGCTGGATGTTGGACGCTGACAGCCGGCCTACATTCAAACAGCTCGCAGATACGTTTGCTGAAATGGCCAGAGACCCAGGCCGATACTTGGTGATACCAGGTGACAAGTTCATGCGGCTGCCGTCCTACTCCACGCAG GATGAGAAAGAAATGATTCGAAACCTGTCATCTGCGATGGAAGGTCCGGAGTCCCTGGTGGAAGCGGATGAATACTTACAGCCTAAGTTCAAATCTGGGCCAAGCACTAACACGACGATATCCGTCATTGAGGTTCACCAGAACTCAATGAAACCGTCTGCTACGTGGCCCACCGGAGGCCCCGCCAACGAGTGTGGCACTCCTGATGGTGCCAGTAAATCGGAGACTTGGGACCATGAGCTCCTGAGGTACAATCAAGCCAACCCCTGCGGCGATGGCACCGAACTACGGCACTATTACAACAATGGCGTATGCGCCTCTGACAGCTCAAGTTCGAGATATTGCAGCGACCCCATGAAAGGACGCCCAGAAGGATGTGAAAATAATTTCGAAAGTAAAACGAAAGATGCTCAGGTCGGGAATCTGAAGTTGAATCTGCCGCTGGACGAGGACGATTATCTGATGCCCTCGCCGCAGCACACGCAAAACGCTTCAACCTACATGGATTTAATAGGAGAAGGTGGCGAGAATCAGGAGGGAATAAAGGATTtgcggttcagtagttttgttggCAAGCGATGTGTGGACAATCCGGAGTACTTGATGTCGGAGGAGAACGTGCTGCCACAGACGCTGGGCATCCCGACGGAGCCGGTGCCGATGGAGTCGCTGTGCATGAGCGAGAGCAGCTTCAGCGAGTCGACGCCGCGGCCCAGCACCAGCAAGTACCTGCCGCAGCGCTCGGTGGAGGAGGAGTCCATGTCGGACCACGAGTACTACAACGACCTGCAGCGCGAGCTGCAGCCGCTGCGCCGCAATGAGACCACGGTGTGA